One segment of Clostridia bacterium DNA contains the following:
- a CDS encoding SDR family oxidoreductase: MSHCKTAVVTGAAGGIGAEVALRLSQMDFDRLVLVYHQKMPDISQIQKNGKECILFQGDLGDSSTVKKLMQSLDRLDLLVHCAGVSHFSLACDTDDSAYRKVMSADLDSAFYLAREANSLLLKSKGSVIFISSVWGVCGASCESVYSAAKAGVIGFTKALSKELAPMGIRVNAIAPGVIDTPMMDCFSEEDKQNIIEEIPLNRMGTGADIAETVAYLVNCTYITGQTLIVDGGYIG; this comes from the coding sequence ATGTCACATTGTAAAACAGCAGTTGTTACCGGTGCGGCAGGCGGAATCGGTGCAGAGGTGGCTTTAAGGCTCTCACAAATGGATTTTGACCGTCTGGTGCTGGTATATCACCAAAAAATGCCGGATATTTCCCAAATACAAAAAAACGGCAAGGAATGCATTTTATTCCAAGGGGATTTGGGGGACAGCAGTACCGTAAAAAAGCTGATGCAATCCTTAGACCGCCTGGATTTGCTGGTGCATTGTGCAGGGGTATCCCATTTTTCCCTTGCCTGCGATACCGATGATTCTGCATATCGCAAAGTGATGTCGGCGGACTTGGATTCTGCCTTTTATCTGGCGCGGGAAGCCAATAGCCTGCTCCTGAAATCCAAAGGCTCTGTGATTTTCATTTCCTCGGTGTGGGGCGTTTGCGGCGCTTCGTGCGAGAGTGTGTATTCTGCCGCCAAGGCAGGGGTGATTGGGTTTACCAAAGCCCTTTCCAAAGAGCTTGCGCCTATGGGCATCCGGGTAAATGCCATTGCACCCGGGGTTATTGATACGCCTATGATGGATTGCTTTTCGGAAGAGGACAAGCAGAATATAATAGAAGAAATTCCCTTAAACCGCATGGGTACAGGTGCCGATATTGCCGAAACGGTGGCGTATCTTGTAAATTGCACCTACATCACGGGTCAGACCCTCATCGTAGACGGCGGGTATATCGGATAG
- the rpsJ gene encoding 30S ribosomal protein S10: MADAQKIRIKIKGYDHALVDQSAEKIVAAVERTGASVAGPIPLPTKKEIITILRAVHKYKDSREQFEMRTHKRLIDVIAPKPKTTEALGKLDLPAGINVEIKVI, from the coding sequence ATGGCAGACGCTCAGAAAATCAGAATCAAAATCAAGGGTTACGATCATGCGCTTGTAGACCAGTCCGCAGAAAAAATTGTGGCAGCCGTTGAAAGAACAGGTGCTTCTGTTGCAGGTCCTATTCCGCTGCCTACTAAGAAGGAAATCATCACCATCTTAAGAGCGGTTCATAAGTATAAGGACTCCAGAGAACAGTTCGAAATGCGTACACACAAGAGATTGATTGACGTAATCGCGCCCAAGCCGAAGACAACTGAGGCATTAGGCAAACTCGATTTACCTGCCGGTATCAACGTTGAAATTAAGGTCATCTGA
- a CDS encoding class I mannose-6-phosphate isomerase, whose product MKPFKLEPYYKEVIWGGACLNKVYQKPIPSAQTGESWEVSARPEGISFVDGVPFDKFYAQHKTEILGENAPEEFPLLLKLIDANDRLSVQVHPKDHDSKTEMWYILDAEKDAELIMGFKKDISKEELKDRAESGNLEEVMHTVKTHKGDAFFIPAGLVHAIGKGNLILEVQQSSDTTYRLYDYNRGREIHVEQALECADLTAFKPFTFPEGCLSKCEFFDVEKDKLPKTLNGFAIVFAKDGTVQMDDILLNKGEFGIIPAEGEPVTVKGEGEFVYVTL is encoded by the coding sequence ATGAAACCATTTAAGTTAGAGCCATATTATAAAGAGGTTATATGGGGCGGCGCGTGCCTTAACAAAGTATACCAAAAACCCATCCCCTCTGCCCAAACGGGGGAGAGCTGGGAGGTTTCGGCACGTCCCGAAGGAATATCTTTTGTGGACGGTGTACCCTTTGATAAGTTTTATGCACAGCACAAAACCGAAATCTTAGGCGAAAATGCCCCCGAAGAATTTCCGCTCCTTTTAAAGCTGATTGATGCCAACGACCGTCTTTCGGTGCAGGTGCATCCCAAAGACCACGACTCCAAAACCGAAATGTGGTATATTTTAGACGCCGAAAAGGACGCGGAGCTTATCATGGGCTTTAAGAAAGATATTTCTAAAGAAGAATTAAAAGACCGCGCTGAGAGCGGGAATTTAGAAGAGGTTATGCACACCGTAAAAACCCATAAGGGAGATGCGTTTTTCATCCCAGCAGGGCTTGTGCATGCCATCGGCAAGGGGAATCTGATTTTAGAGGTTCAGCAAAGCTCGGACACCACATATCGTCTGTACGACTACAACCGCGGACGGGAAATTCATGTTGAGCAGGCCCTTGAATGCGCAGATTTAACCGCATTTAAGCCGTTCACCTTCCCCGAAGGCTGTCTTTCTAAATGTGAATTTTTTGACGTGGAAAAGGACAAGCTTCCCAAAACATTAAACGGCTTTGCAATTGTGTTTGCAAAGGACGGCACGGTGCAAATGGATGATATCCTTTTAAATAAGGGTGAGTTCGGCATTATTCCTGCCGAAGGTGAACCCGTAACCGTAAAGGGCGAAGGAGAATTTGTGTATGTCACATTGTAA
- the rplC gene encoding 50S ribosomal protein L3 gives MKKAILGTKLGMTQLFDEMGKIIPVTVIEAGPCVVTQKKTTDNDGYEAVQLGFQDKKEKHTNKPEEGHFKKAGVTAKRVLKEFKLETAADMNVGDEIKVDAFAAGDKIDVTGTSKGHGYAGAIKRHGFSRLKETHGTGPVHRHAGSMGACSSPSRVFKGKKLPGHMGVDTVTIQNLDVVSVDVEKNLLLVRGAIPGPKGGLVIVKDAVKA, from the coding sequence ATGAAAAAAGCAATACTTGGCACAAAGCTTGGTATGACACAGCTTTTCGATGAAATGGGTAAAATTATCCCGGTTACTGTCATCGAAGCCGGTCCTTGCGTTGTTACCCAGAAGAAGACAACAGACAATGACGGTTACGAAGCTGTACAGTTGGGCTTCCAGGATAAAAAAGAGAAGCACACAAACAAGCCGGAAGAAGGTCACTTCAAGAAGGCAGGCGTAACAGCTAAAAGAGTTTTAAAAGAATTTAAATTGGAAACAGCGGCTGACATGAATGTTGGCGACGAAATCAAGGTAGACGCTTTCGCAGCAGGCGATAAGATCGACGTTACCGGTACTTCTAAGGGTCACGGTTACGCAGGTGCAATCAAGCGTCACGGTTTCTCCAGATTAAAGGAAACGCATGGTACAGGTCCTGTACACAGACATGCAGGTTCCATGGGTGCTTGCTCCAGCCCGTCTCGTGTATTCAAAGGTAAGAAATTGCCGGGTCACATGGGTGTGGACACCGTTACCATTCAGAATCTGGACGTTGTATCGGTTGATGTAGAAAAGAACCTGCTTTTGGTTCGCGGCGCTATTCCCGGACCTAAGGGCGGATTAGTAATAGTTAAAGACGCTGTTAAGGCGTAA